The proteins below are encoded in one region of Chrysemys picta bellii isolate R12L10 chromosome 4, ASM1138683v2, whole genome shotgun sequence:
- the LOC135983125 gene encoding SRRM2 protein homolog rsr-2-like: MQADNQKRAPAWTVREVLDLIAVWGEDSVLAELRSKRRNAKTFEKISKGMMERGHNRDSEQCRVKVKELRQAYQKTKEANGRSGSELRTCRFYAELHAILGGAATTTPPVIVDSGSGIVSSATPEDSADGGEEEEEDEDELAESTQHSVLPNSQDLFLTLSEVPSQASTQDSDPMEGTSAAANSSSLPPPSRRLSQIRCRKKRTRDEMFSEIMESSRSDRAHLNEWKETVSKYRKEASEREDRRDQREERRDQREERRDARDERWRQEDQKRQDATLGLLREQTDMLRRLVELQERLLENRLPLQPLFHPPSSPCSVSSSPRRVRTRGGGSVHLPIPPQ, translated from the exons atgcaggctgataatcaaaaaagagcaccagcatggaccgtgagggaggtactggatctgatcgctgtatggggagaggattcagtgcttgcagaacttcgttctaaaagacgaaatgcaaaaacttttgaaaaaatctccaagggcatgatggagagaggccacaatagggactctgagcagtgccgcgtgaaagtcaaggagctcagacaagcctatcaaaaaacaaaggaggcaaacggtcgctccgggtcagagctgcggacatgccgcttctacgccgagctgcatgcaattctagggggggctgccaccactaccccacctgtgatcgtggattctgggtcggggatagtctcatcagcgacacctgaggattctgccgatgggggagaggaggaggaggaggatgaggatgagcttgcagagagcacacagcactccgttctccccaacagccaggatctttttctcaccctgagtgaagtaccctcccaagccagtacccaagactctgaccccatggaagggacctcag cagctgcaaattcctcaagcctccctcctccatcccgaaggttatcacagataaggtgtcgtaagaagagaacgcgagacgagatgttttctgaaattatggaatccagccgcagtgacagagctcatctgaatgagtggaaggaaacagtttcaaagtataggaaagaagccagtgaacgtgaggacaggagggaccaacgtgaggagaggagggaccaacgtgaggagaggagagacgctcgagatgagaggtggcggcaggaagaccagaagaggcaggatgcaacgctggggctgctgcgtgagcaaacagacatgctccggcgtctggtggagcttcaggaacggctgctggaaaacagactgccgcttcagcccctgttccaccctccctcctccccatgttccgtatcctcctcacccagacgtgtaagaacgcgggggggaggctccgtacaccttcccattccaccccagtag